Proteins encoded in a region of the Bacillus sp. T3 genome:
- a CDS encoding undecaprenyl-diphosphate phosphatase: MSTFEAFILGIIQGLTEFLPISSTGHLYLGRHLFQLDEAGLFLDTMLHIGTLIAVIIVYKQDLLNIIKQPFSRQSTILVVGTIPAVVIGFLFDDLFESISKTGKTIGWEFIITGAILWMADSVKTGAKKTHNIGYADALFIGTFQAAAIFPAISRSGLTIAAGLFRKLDRETAAYFSFLLSIPVIAGGIFLQFAKMVNEQPEVISFSSLFVATLSSALFGYLAVVGMIQFLKKRSLKMFAVYVWLLGAAIIILQRIGIF; encoded by the coding sequence ATGTCTACATTTGAAGCGTTTATTCTTGGAATCATACAAGGATTGACTGAATTTTTACCAATTTCAAGCACCGGGCACCTTTATTTAGGAAGACATCTATTTCAACTTGACGAAGCAGGTCTATTTCTTGATACGATGCTTCATATCGGTACATTGATCGCTGTCATCATCGTTTATAAACAAGACTTACTGAATATTATTAAACAGCCCTTTAGTAGGCAATCTACAATTTTAGTAGTAGGAACGATTCCTGCAGTAGTAATCGGTTTTCTGTTTGATGATTTATTTGAATCCATTTCAAAAACAGGTAAAACAATTGGATGGGAATTTATTATTACAGGTGCAATTCTGTGGATGGCTGATAGCGTTAAAACTGGTGCCAAGAAAACACATAATATCGGCTATGCTGATGCCTTATTCATTGGAACATTTCAAGCAGCTGCCATTTTTCCAGCTATTTCGCGCTCTGGATTAACGATTGCTGCAGGTCTCTTTAGAAAACTCGATCGTGAAACAGCAGCCTATTTTTCTTTCTTACTATCAATACCTGTCATTGCAGGAGGGATATTTTTGCAGTTTGCAAAGATGGTCAATGAACAACCAGAAGTCATATCCTTTAGCAGCCTATTTGTGGCAACACTCTCCTCAGCACTATTTGGTTATTTAGCTGTAGTTGGCATGATTCAGTTTCTTAAAAAGAGATCATTAAAAATGTTCGCCGTCTATGTTTGGTTACTTGGTGCCGCTATTATTATTTTACAACGAATCGGGATATTTTAG
- a CDS encoding DUF4870 domain-containing protein: protein MPTNEERTWAAVIYGISFFTVFIGPVVIWLIKRNESEFIDYHGKEYLNFLISYTVYSIVSMVLMLVLVGFILVWLVGVLAFIFTIVAAIKAYEGEDYRIPFVFRLIR from the coding sequence ATGCCAACAAATGAGGAACGTACTTGGGCTGCTGTTATTTATGGGATAAGTTTTTTTACTGTATTTATCGGTCCAGTGGTAATTTGGTTGATTAAAAGGAATGAATCGGAATTTATCGATTATCACGGAAAGGAATATTTGAATTTTCTTATTTCCTACACAGTTTATTCTATTGTCAGTATGGTGTTAATGCTCGTTTTGGTCGGTTTTATTCTTGTTTGGCTCGTCGGGGTATTAGCGTTTATCTTTACGATCGTTGCGGCGATAAAGGCATATGAAGGAGAGGATTATCGCATTCCGTTTGTCTTTCGATTGATTCGTTAA
- a CDS encoding PLDc N-terminal domain-containing protein, translating into MEVLGNFNLAILLPILIIQLILLVVALVDIIRSEKTNGPKWIWVLIIIFINIIGPILYFVIGRRNH; encoded by the coding sequence ATGGAAGTATTGGGGAATTTTAATCTTGCTATTTTGCTCCCTATATTAATCATCCAATTGATTTTGTTAGTGGTTGCCCTTGTTGATATTATTAGGTCAGAAAAAACCAATGGTCCAAAATGGATTTGGGTGTTAATTATTATTTTTATTAATATTATTGGTCCTATCCTTTATTTTGTCATCGGAAGGAGGAACCATTAA
- a CDS encoding ABC transporter ATP-binding protein, which yields MLSGLIKPSAGTIQFHGDHIQGDFRKYIGYLPQFPHFYEWMTGQEFLQYVGRLGGLSKDKASERSKELLTLVGLQEANKQRIGKYSGGMKQRLGIAQAIIHEPRLVMLDEPVSALDPFGRREVLDLLEKLKQNTTILFSTHILNDAESVCDHILFLHKGKIVESGSMVDLQAKYQQAKIILEFQGGIGEYLPILSAHDFIQSCTIDGNQVTIVVKSLEDSKAILLREIADKNWPLIRFEVGRLTLEDVFLEVVKK from the coding sequence ATGTTATCTGGACTAATCAAACCATCTGCTGGGACAATTCAATTCCATGGAGATCATATTCAAGGTGATTTTCGTAAATACATAGGATATTTACCTCAATTTCCGCATTTTTATGAATGGATGACAGGCCAAGAATTCCTTCAATACGTTGGTCGTTTAGGTGGTTTATCAAAAGATAAGGCTAGTGAGCGTTCTAAGGAATTATTGACCTTAGTCGGTTTACAGGAAGCAAACAAGCAGAGAATTGGAAAATATTCAGGTGGGATGAAGCAGCGATTGGGCATCGCGCAAGCAATTATTCATGAACCAAGGCTTGTCATGTTAGATGAGCCTGTTTCGGCCCTCGATCCATTTGGTCGGCGGGAGGTATTGGATCTATTAGAAAAATTAAAACAAAACACAACGATCCTTTTTTCTACCCATATACTAAATGACGCTGAATCGGTATGCGATCATATTCTTTTCTTACATAAGGGAAAAATTGTTGAATCTGGTTCCATGGTTGATCTGCAAGCTAAATACCAGCAAGCGAAGATTATTCTTGAGTTTCAAGGCGGAATAGGTGAATACCTTCCGATATTATCAGCACATGACTTTATCCAATCATGCACTATTGATGGAAATCAAGTGACCATCGTAGTCAAAAGTTTAGAAGATTCGAAAGCGATCCTATTAAGAGAAATTGCCGATAAAAATTGGCCGCTTATTAGGTTTGAAGTGGGACGCTTAACGTTAGAAGACGTATTTTTGGAGGTGGTGAAAAAATGA
- a CDS encoding ABC transporter permease, whose amino-acid sequence MSQWLTILQKEILEMWRNFKWIWFPISFVLLGASEPITTYYMPTILDSFGDLPEGAVIELPTPAPAEILFQSISQYNTLGILIIVLASMGIIAAERKSGVAELILVKPASYSSYILAKWFGALILVLVSYLVGLFTSWYYVMILFEQIPFTDLLVAYGLFALWLTVVLTITIFFNAMFKSPGVVGFISLACVIILNLITSTFSHRLEWSPAQLPGYTSSYLVSGKLAHEAVGAISISALVIFILLGLSIFIFKNKEMA is encoded by the coding sequence ATGAGCCAGTGGCTAACGATCCTTCAAAAGGAAATTCTTGAAATGTGGCGTAATTTCAAATGGATTTGGTTTCCCATCTCTTTTGTTTTACTAGGGGCTTCAGAACCAATAACAACGTACTATATGCCAACTATCCTTGACTCATTCGGTGATCTTCCTGAAGGGGCTGTGATTGAACTTCCAACACCTGCTCCAGCTGAGATTTTATTTCAAAGTATTAGTCAATACAATACACTAGGTATTCTAATCATTGTATTAGCATCTATGGGGATTATCGCAGCAGAGCGGAAAAGTGGAGTAGCCGAGTTAATATTGGTCAAACCGGCTTCCTATTCTTCGTATATCCTAGCTAAATGGTTTGGCGCCCTTATATTAGTATTGGTTTCATATTTGGTTGGTCTTTTCACTAGTTGGTATTATGTGATGATTTTATTTGAACAAATACCATTTACCGACTTGCTTGTAGCTTACGGACTTTTCGCATTATGGCTGACAGTTGTTTTAACCATTACGATTTTCTTTAATGCCATGTTTAAGTCCCCAGGAGTGGTCGGATTCATTTCCCTTGCATGTGTCATTATTCTAAATTTAATTACTAGCACCTTTTCACATCGGTTAGAATGGAGTCCGGCACAGCTACCAGGCTATACCAGTTCCTATCTAGTATCTGGTAAGCTAGCACATGAAGCTGTGGGTGCAATTTCTATTTCAGCCCTTGTTATCTTCATTCTCCTTGGATTGTCAATTTTTATTTTTAAA